The Tenuifilum thalassicum genome includes the window AAAGAAAGTTAACCCCCTCCATTCAAAGCTCCTTCTTATAGTTTCATTCATCCTTCTCATTTCACTATGGCAATTTATGCTAGGAATCCCCATTTGGTTGACAATAGCAATACTCTGTTTAGGAACACTTATGGCATCATTTGCCGTTGGCTACCTTTATGTTAACATCACAGGCAATGACGTGTCCGAACTTCAACCAGCAAAAACATATGCTGCCGACCTTTTAGGTTCGGCTACTGGCGTTGTAATTGTTACCCTATTGCTTGTCCCCTCTGTGGGATTCATTGCCACTGCAACCATTTTGGTTATTAGTGTAAGTTTATACTTGGTACTAAGCAAACTTTAAGGCCATGAAAAAGATATCGCGGCGCGAATTTTTAAAACGCAGCCTTTTTACAGCAGGAGGCATAATGGCATTACGATATTTTAGCATACCAGCTTTTGCTTTCAACGACAAACCATGGCGTTGGAGTCGTGAGGCTATGTTCTACACTCCTACTGCACGAGGCATGCGTTGCAACCTCTGCCCAAATGAGTGCAATATCCGTCCAGGTGAAACAGGTGACTGTAGGAATCGCTTAAACCATAATGGTAAGCTCTATAGCATTGCCTATGGTAATCCCTGTGCTGTTCATATCGACCCAATTGAGAAGAAACCGCTTTACCATTACCTACCTGGAAGCAAGTCATTCTCAATAGCAACTGCTGGTTGCAATTTTGGATGCTTGAACTGTCAGAACTGGGAGATTTCGCAGTCGAGCCCCAAGGAAACACGCAATGCCGAACTTTTCCCAGAACAGGTTGTTCAGCAAGCCATCCGTAATGGCTGCAAGAGCATCGCTTACACCTACTCGGAACCCATCACCTTTTATGAGTACATGTACGAAACTGCCAGAATAGCCAATGCCCATGGAATTGGTAACGTTCTAGTATCAAATGGCTACATAAATGAGGAACCGCTTCGGAAGCTAGCCCAGAGAATTGATGCCGCCAATATCGACCTAAAATCGTTTAGCAACGATATCTACCTTAAACTAAACGCCGGAACATTAGAACCGGTTCTTAACACACTACGCATCCTACTCGAGATGAACGTTTGGATTGAAATAACAAATCTAGTTATCCCCACCTGGACCGATGATTTTGCTATGATAAGGAAGATGTGCCAATGGCTTGCAAACAACGGGTTCACAGAGTTCCCATTGCACTTTAGCAGGTTTTTCCCGCTCTATAAGCTAACGCAGCTTCCTCAAACGCCAACATCAACACTAATAAAAGCAAGGGAAATTGCACAATCGTGCGGACTAAAACATGTTTATATCGGCAATGCAGCCCTTCCAAGTGCGGGTGACACCCTTTGCCCGGCTTGCGGAAAGACAGTGATAGAACGTAAGGGCTTTAACGTCACTATTACTAACCTAAAAGATGGCAAGTGTAAATGGTGTGGTAGGGCTATTAATGGAAGATGGGGGTAATGCTACATGTCGTTAATTATAGGTTTGACTTAACTAATTAACTTGAAAAAAACTACTACTTGAAACCAACACTATGCATTTTGTAAGGCTGACAGGAATAAGCCCGCGCCTTTGCCAATTATGCAAAACCTAACGGATGGTTGTTGTCAGGGAACTACCCAAGATAAGGTCCCCGGCATGGAACCCGTTGAGAAAATTATCACAATCATAATCAACTACCAGATTTGCGCTTTCGGCGCTACAGGGAAAGGTATGACCAAAAGCCAATAAAAAGGGCAAAAAAGCAGTGCATAAACACCAACTTGTTTGTGCCAGAGACGCAAAAAAGCATAAAAACCTGCAATAAGTCAAATGGTCTCGATCTGTTTACTTCCTGAAAAATCAAAAACCTCCGATAAGTACATAACTTCGAGCCAGGCGGGTGTAGTTCAACACCGACTCATCGCTGGGTCGTGCCGACCGCTCAGAGTCATATTTATTGTGCAGTCGCACTTTTTCTTCAATCAGGGCTGGCAATGCATACTCTTTTGCAGTTTCTGGTCTGAGCGTTGGCTTGTGCAAATTGCAAATGTGTATGCCTTATACGGTGGTTTTATTTCCACTTAATACTATAACCAATATTCCATTCTACAAAGTCTGAAACATGAAAATCATAACCTCGCAGTGTTATCCCAACAAGAAAGTCTTCGGTAAAGTGATATTTTAGGCCGATTCTTTGATGAAATACCGGTGTTTGACTTACTAATTTTTTGCGGTAAGTGTAGAATGCTGGTTGTAAAATTAAGGAAAAACGGTTTACAACAAACTCATAGGATGGAAAAATACTAATTTGTATTTTATCGGTAAACAAGCCATCCTTAACCTCTAACTCATTATTATCAACAGCAACCTGAGCATTCACCGAACCATTATATGTAAACGCCATTCCAATACCAAATTTAGACTTTCTCCAGATATGCCAGTTTAAGGTTGTAGTTATCCCTGCAACAGGGAAGGTTATCCCCTCATATTTTTCTTTGATATCAACAGCTACAGAATCAAATATTACGTTTGTTCCACCAATAAATGTGGAAATAATCCATTCTTTTTCCGGCTGAAATTCTGAGATTTTGTGTTTAATAAAATCATGTCTTTCGTCAAAATTGTATTTTATACTGATTTTAGGAGCCACAGTATTTAATCCAAAATTAGGTTTTTTTAGAGCACCATTAGAAAAATGAGTTAATGAAAAGCCTGTTTCAACCTCAAAATGTTCAGTTAATTCATAATGTAAATTTAAACCAGCATCTATATAGAAAGATTCTCCTGCACCAATTGCAATATTGCTGCTGTTAGTTACGGGGTCAAAACGTTTCCAATTAAACGTTGCCCCGAAACCAATTTCATAATTAAAACTTAACCTATCCCATCTTTTGAAAGGAGCATCAAAGAATCCATATAAAGCAATTGGATTTCCTATTTCTTCGGGGTTGTAGAAATCATAAACAGATAAACCTATACCCCAATGTGGATAATTATAAATTTGCTCCCAAGCGTTTTTTCCATATGATTGCTGTGAGAATCGGATTGAAAATGTTTGAAAGGCATTTATTAATTCCTTCTCCGCATTGCCACCTCTTACAAAATCATTTGTAGGAAATACATACCCATTTTGATACAGACCACTGATTGAGTAATTATTTGTTGTTTTAAGTAGAGATGTATCCACTGATTGAGCTAATGAAAGCAAGGGCAAGATACACAAAAGCACAAAAATATACTTCCTCATTCTTTATTAATATTTGGTGTAATTTTTACAAACTTATATATGAGTGTCGGAAGTACGATTAGTAATAAAGGCAAACCGAAAATGAAGCCACCAATAACTGCTATAGCCAAAGGTTGATGCATTTGCGCACCGGTTCCTATTCCTAATGCCAATGGTGTCAATGCAACAATTGCACTAATAGCGGTCATTAATTTGGGACGTAATCTTGCCGAAATTGAATGAATAATCGCCACATCAGTAGACATTTTTTTCGCATCGTCCAAAAACAAATAGATAGTAAAAATGGAGGCTTCCCCAAGAATTCCAATAATCATAATTATTCCTGTATAGCTGCCAACATTTAATGGTGTTTGAGTTAGGTATAATGCCAAAACGCTACCTGAAATTCCTAAAACACTTGTAAATATTACAATTATCGAAAGTAGCAAATTGCGAAACATAAAAAGCACCACAGTGAATATGAGCATACCTCCAAGAATTAGTATCATCAAAAGCTCATTGAATGATTTTTGCTGTTCAGCAAAGGAACCACCATATTCAATCTGATAAGATGGTGGAAGGTCGATTTTCGACAATTCACT containing:
- the amrS gene encoding AmmeMemoRadiSam system radical SAM enzyme; translated protein: MKKISRREFLKRSLFTAGGIMALRYFSIPAFAFNDKPWRWSREAMFYTPTARGMRCNLCPNECNIRPGETGDCRNRLNHNGKLYSIAYGNPCAVHIDPIEKKPLYHYLPGSKSFSIATAGCNFGCLNCQNWEISQSSPKETRNAELFPEQVVQQAIRNGCKSIAYTYSEPITFYEYMYETARIANAHGIGNVLVSNGYINEEPLRKLAQRIDAANIDLKSFSNDIYLKLNAGTLEPVLNTLRILLEMNVWIEITNLVIPTWTDDFAMIRKMCQWLANNGFTEFPLHFSRFFPLYKLTQLPQTPTSTLIKAREIAQSCGLKHVYIGNAALPSAGDTLCPACGKTVIERKGFNVTITNLKDGKCKWCGRAINGRWG
- a CDS encoding acyloxyacyl hydrolase; the protein is MRKYIFVLLCILPLLSLAQSVDTSLLKTTNNYSISGLYQNGYVFPTNDFVRGGNAEKELINAFQTFSIRFSQQSYGKNAWEQIYNYPHWGIGLSVYDFYNPEEIGNPIALYGFFDAPFKRWDRLSFNYEIGFGATFNWKRFDPVTNSSNIAIGAGESFYIDAGLNLHYELTEHFEVETGFSLTHFSNGALKKPNFGLNTVAPKISIKYNFDERHDFIKHKISEFQPEKEWIISTFIGGTNVIFDSVAVDIKEKYEGITFPVAGITTTLNWHIWRKSKFGIGMAFTYNGSVNAQVAVDNNELEVKDGLFTDKIQISIFPSYEFVVNRFSLILQPAFYTYRKKLVSQTPVFHQRIGLKYHFTEDFLVGITLRGYDFHVSDFVEWNIGYSIKWK